From the Theobroma cacao cultivar B97-61/B2 chromosome 2, Criollo_cocoa_genome_V2, whole genome shotgun sequence genome, one window contains:
- the LOC18610529 gene encoding mediator of RNA polymerase II transcription subunit 25 — translation MAERQLIVAVEGTAAMGPYWQTVVSDYLDKIIRCFSSSELTGQKTSTSNVELALVTFNTHGSYCACLVQRSGWTKDVDIFLQWLSAIPFSGGGFNDAAIAEGLSEALMMFPIAPNGNQTQQNVDGQRHCILVAASNPYPLPTPVYRPQIQNLEQTENIEAQTESRLSDAETVAKSFAQCSVSLSVICPKQLSKLKTIYSAGKRNPRAPDPPVDNVRNPPFLVLISENFMEGRAALSRPGVPSLASNQSPVKMDMASVTSGTGPPPTSVPSVNGSMMSRQPVSVGNVPTATIKVEPTTITSMGTGPAFPHIPAVPRAPSPAIPTLQTSSPSTTSQEVMNSGDNVQELKPSVSGMTQPLRPVPPAANVNILNNLSQARVMNSAALTGGTSIGLPSMGQTPVAMHMSNMISSGMASSVPPAQTVFSSGQSCMTSLTGSGALTGTVQVPPNSGLSSFASATSNVTANSNIGMSQPMGNVQSGVSMGQSVPGMSQGNHSGAQMVQSGVGMSQNMSGLGPSTVSSGTGTMFPIPGMSQQVQSGMQTLGVSNSSAASMPLSQQTSSALQSAQSKYVKVWEGNLSGQRQGQPVFITRLEGYRSASASETLAAHWPQTMQIVRLISQDHMNNKQYVGKADFLVFRAMNQHGFLGQLQEKKLCAVIQLPSQTLLLSVSDKACRLIGMLFPGDMVVFKPQISSQHQQQQQLQQQQHQQMQPQLQQQQLPQLQQQQQQPLPQLQQQQQQQQLPQLQQQQLPHLQQQQLPQLQQQQQHPQIQQQQQLPQIQQQQLSQLQQQQQLPQMQQQQQLPQMQQQPQLPQLQQQQLPQQQQMVGSGMGPAYVQGPGRSQLVSQGQVSSQAPPNMPGGGFMG, via the exons ATGGCGGAGAGGCAGCTGATCGTGGCCGTCGAAGGCACCGCGGCCATGGGTCCCTACTGGCAAACCGTCGTCTCTGATTACCTCGACAAGATCATCAG GTGTTTCAGTAGTAGCGAGTTGACTGGACAG AAGACTTCTACATCTAATGTTGAGCTTGCATTGGTCACATTCAACACTCATGGATCATACTGTG CTTGCCTAGTACAACGTAGTGGGTGGACAAAAGATGTTGATATTTTCCTACAATGGCTGTCAGCGATACCTTTTTCTGGTGGTGGTTTCAATGATGCTGCAATTGCTGAAGGGCTTTCTGAAGCGCTGATG ATGTTTCCTATTGCACCAAATGGAAACCAAACTCAACAAAATGTTGATGGACAAAGACATTGCATTCTTGTTGCTGCTAGTAATCCTTATCCATTGCCTACACCAGTCTATCGACCACAAATTCAAAACTTGGAGCAGACTGAAAATATTGAAGCACAGACAGAGAGTCGTCTGTCTGATGCTGAAACAGTAGCTAAATCATTTGCTCAG TGTTCTGTTTCTTTATCTGTCATCTGTCCGAAGCAGCTTTCAAAGCTAAAAACAATCTACAGTGCT GGAAAGCGAAACCCGCGAGCACCAGATCCACCCGTCGACAATGTTAGAAACCCCCCGTTTCTTGTTCTGATTTCGGAGAACTTTATGGAGGGCCGTGCTGCTTTAAGTCGCCCTGGAGTACCAAGTTTGGCATCCAATCAGAGTCCTGTGAAAATGGACATGGCTTCTGTCACTTCGGGTACAGGGCCACCTCCAACTTCTGTTCCGTCAG tgaaTGGATCTATGATGAGCCGGCAACCAGTTTCTGTTGGAAATGTTCCCACTGCTACCATAAAAGTT GAGCCAACAACAATAACATCCATGGGAACTGGACCTGCTTTTCCACATATTCCAGCTGTTCCACGTGCTCCTTCTCCAGCAATCCCAACCTTGCAAACTTCTTCACCATCAACGACTTCTCAAGAGGTGATGAACAGTGGTGACAATGTGCAAGAATTAAAACCTTCTGTAAGTGGTATGACACAACCTTTACGTCCTGTGCCTCCTGCTGCAAATGTGAACATATTAAACAATCTTTCTCAAGCACGGGTGATGAACTCTGCTGCTCTCACTGGAGGAACTTCTATAGGACTTCCATCAATGGGTCAAACTCCAGTGGCCATGCATATGTCCAATATGATATCTAGTGGAATGGCATCTTCTGTGCCTCCAGCTCAAACTGTATTTTCATCTGGGCAATCGTGTATGACTTCATTAACTGGCTCAGGAGCTCTTACAGGGACTGTACAGGTCCCACCAAACTCAGGTCTTAGTTCATTTGCTTCTGCAACTTCTAATGTGACTGCAAATTCAAACATTGGAATGTCACAACCGATGGGTAATGTTCAAAGCGGAGTGAGTATGGGCCAATCAGTACCTGGCATGAGCCAAGGAAACCATTCAGGTGCACAAATGGTGCAAAGTGGAGTTGGCATGAGTCAGAACATGAGTGGTCTTGGTCCATCAACTGTCTCTTCTGGAACTGGCACAATGTTTCCTATTCCAGGAATGTCTCAACAAGTACAGTCTGGCATGCAGACACTTGGAGTGAGCAACAGTTCAGCTGCTAGTATGCCGCTATCGCAACAGACATCAAGCGCTTTGCAATCAGCACAATCCAAATATGTTAAAGTCTGGGAG GGAAATTTATCTGGCCAGAGACAAGGGCAGCCAGTGTTTATCACCAGATTGGAA GGTTATCGGAGTGCCTCAGCTTCCGAGAC ACTTGCAGCACACTGGCCACAAACCATGCAAATAGTTCGTCTTATTTCTCAGGATCACATGAATAACAA GCAATATGTTGGGAAGGCAgattttttagttttcaggGCAATGAATCAGCATGGATTTCTTGGACAGCTACAAGAGAAGAAGCTT TGTGCTGTAATCCAATTGCCATCACAGACGTTGCTGCTTTCAGTTTCTGACAAAGCATGCCGCTTGATAGGAATGCTTTTTCCTGGG GATATGGTTGTCTTTAAACCACAAATATCTAGCCAGCATCAACAACAGCAACAATTGCAACAGCAGCAACACCAGCAGATGCAACCACAGCTACAGCAGCAACAGCTGCCGCAACTACAACAACAACAGCAGCAGCCACTTCCACAGCTGCAacaacagcagcagcagcagcagcttCCACAGTTGCAACAACAACAGCTCCCTCACttgcagcagcagcagctcCCTCAGCTgcaacagcagcagcagcatcCACAGAtacagcagcagcagcagcttCCGCAGATACAGCAGCAGCAGCTATCCCAGCTGCAACAACAACAGCAGTTGCCCCAGATGCAGCAACAACAGCAACTTCCACAAATGCAGCAACAGCCGCAGCTTCCCCAGCTGCAGCAACAGCAATTACCTCAGCAACAACAAATGGTGGGGTCAGGAATGGGTCCAGCTTATGTTCAAGGTCCAGGCCGTTCACAATTGGTTTCACAGGGGCAAGTTTCATCACAGGCCCCACCTAATATGCCTGGAGGAGGCTTTATGGGTTAA
- the LOC18610532 gene encoding myb family transcription factor EFM produces the protein MINMDYAKKMRRCHEYVEALEEERRKIQVFQRELPLCLELVTQAIEACKKEISGGSTTTDYMQGQSECSEQTSSDGPVLEEFIPIKRSSDCSEEDDEQESRKSKDHDTNTKEKNVAAADKKKSDWLRSVQLWNNNQSPDPPLQEGAGKSGSAVEVKRNGGAFQPFHREKTVEKSVPSVGKANASATSTSTTESGSRGGGGGEANNGNTNSKKEEKEGQPQRKQRRCWSPELHRRFLHALQQLGGSHVATPKQIRELMKVDGLTNDEVKSHLQKYRLHTRRPSPTVHNNANAQAPQFVVVGGIWVPPPEYAPMAATTASGETASVTPTNGIYTPVAAPLPKLPQPSGAIVQRPQRSQSEERGSHSEGRVHSNSPSTSSSTHTTTDSPLF, from the exons ATGATAAACATGGATTATGCTAAAAAAATGCGCAGATGTCATGAGTATGTGGAAGCtttagaagaagaaagacGTAAAATTCAAGTCTTTCAACGCGAGCTTCCTTTGTGTTTAGAGCTTGTTACCCAAG CGATTGAGGCATGCAAGAAAGAGATATCGGGGGGTTCAACGACGACGGATTACATGCAAGGGCAATCGGAGTGTTCGGAGCAGACATCGAGTGATGGACCTGTTTTGGAAGAATTTATTCCAATTAAAAGAAGCTCCGATTGCTCTGAGGAAGACGATGAACAAGAATCACGTAAATCCAAAGACCACGATACCAACACCAAAGAGAAGAATGTTGCTGCTGCTGATAAAAAGAAATCAGATTGGCTTAGATCTGTTCAGCTGTGGAATAATAATCAATCCCCAGATCCACCCTTGCAAGAG GGTGCGGGTAAAAGTGGGAGTGCGGTGGAAGTGAAGAGAAATGGAGGAGCATTCCAGCCGTTCCACAGAGAGAAAACTGTAGAGAAGAGTGTCCCATCAGTAGGAAAAGCCAATGCCTCAGCTACAAGTACTTCTACAACAGAAAGTGGAAGtagaggaggaggaggaggagaggCCAATAATGGGAACACCAACagtaaaaaagaagaaaaggaagggcAGCCTCAGAGAAAGCAAAGGCGGTGTTGGTCACCGGAGTTGCATAGGCGCTTCTTGCATGCCCTCCAGCAGCTCGGTGGTTCACATG TTGCTACTCCAAAGCAAATCAGGGAGCTGATGAAGGTTGATGGACTTACAAATGATGAAGTTAAAAGCCATTTACAG AAATATAGATTGCACACGAGGAGACCAAGCCCAACTGTCCACAACAATGCCAACGCACAAGCACCCCAATTTGTGGTGGTTGGAGGCATATGGGTACCTCCACCAGAATATGCCCCAATGGCTGCGACAACAGCATCAGGGGAAACAGCCAGTGTGACTCCAACTAATGGAATCTACACCCCGGTGGCTGCCCCATTGCCCAAGCTTCCCCAACCATCAGGAGCGATTGTGCAAAGACCGCAACGATCACAATCTGAAGAAAGGGGCAGCCACAGTGAAGGGAGAGTTCATTCAAATTCACCATCAACATCTTCCTCGACTCATACCACTACAGATTCTCCCTTGTTTTAG
- the LOC18610531 gene encoding uncharacterized protein LOC18610531: MAVHCNSVLFSCKTWRNRDTKPISTILPTRLCSVPQTPFSFHSDGLKLSTCGWDRVVSAVVSEESAVGSSSSGTDVFKLTYLEGNSWLWDVSGVRILVDPILVGSLDFGIPWLYDAAKKFLKNFKLTDLPQVDCLLITQSLDDHCHLKTLKPLSEMSPELRVIATPNAKPLLDPLFKNVTYLEPGQDSEVEAGNGSKVRIEATAGPVLGPPWQRPENGYLIISPQGQLTLYYEPHCVYNKNFLEKERADIVITPVMKQLLPNFTLVSGQEDAVQLAKLLHAKYIVPMKNGDLDSKGLLASIIQSEGTVESFKELLSKELPDAQALEPTPGVPLQIPAP, translated from the exons ATGGCAGTTCATTGCAACTCCGTTCTGTTCTCTTGCAAAACATGGCGAAACAGGGATACCAAACCCATATCCACAATCTTACCGACCCGTCTCTGCTCTGTTCCTCAAACCCCATTTAGCTTCCATTCAGATGGGTTGAAGCTCTCAACATGCGG GTGGGATAGGGTGGTTTCTGCTGTTGTTTCTGAGGAAAGTGCAGTTGGGTCCAGCTCTTCTGGCACTGATGTGTTCAAGCTCACTTACTTAGAG gGGAATAGTTGGCTGTGGGATGTAAGTGGGGTGAGAATTTTGGTTGATCCAATTTTGGTGGGTAGCTTGGATTTTGGTATTCCATGGCTTTATGATGCTGCcaagaaatttttgaagaatttcaag CTTACTGATCTTCCTCAAGTTGATTGCTTACTGATTACACAAAGCCTTGATGATCACTGCCATTTGAAAACCCTGAAACCGCTCTCAGAAATGTCTCCAGAGCTTAGAGTCATTGCAACTCCCAATGCCAAGCCTTTGCTGGATCCTCTTTTCAAAAAT GTCACATATCTTGAACCTGGTCAAGACTCTGAAGTTGAAGCAGGAAACGGTTCCAAAGTCAGAATTGAAGCTACTGCCGGGCCAGTTCTAGGTCCTCCATGGCAACGACCTGAGAATGG GTATCTCATCATTTCTCCACAGGGCCAATTGACTCTTTATTATGAACCTCATTGCGTATacaacaaaaattttctcgAGAAGGAGCGGGCTGACATTGTTATTACCCCAGTCATGAAGCAGCTTCTTCCTAATTTTACTTTGGTTTCGGGACAAGAAGATGCAGTGCAACTAGCTAAACTACTGCATGCCAA GTACATTGTGCCAATGAAAAATGGAGATCTTGATAGCAAAGGGCTTCTCGCTAGCATAATTCAATCTGAAGGAACAGTTGAATCATTCAAG GAGCTCTTGTCAAAGGAACTACCAGATGCACAGGCATTAGAGCCCACCCCTGGTGTACCATTACAAATTCCTGCCCCTTAA
- the LOC18610530 gene encoding uncharacterized protein LOC18610530: protein MMLHYLQPAKLQTKKLVFEDVFSARDCSTLEHLKELSSRRRLIEESINQSSSITEAIAREMSGGLTSQCLRDLKKLEQYLPWLETLIFNVDLVCSNHHVVHWISELKIRWSSTLSSSSFFNLRGPKLFQIDNLHYELGMTLYLYAALLRERAVEILPTDLVQSATLFREAAGIFQHLAHDVFPSLQSTQSVERPPEATPSMSTVMSLICLAEAQAATIRRAEEKGTTVSLLTKLHYGITELLGEATAILYSNTGECKDISSHFLEFLSTCKALHELRSLKYLAEELKIADQVGVAVGVLRDALNNVKKKVPGEESWRSIFRKEIDDAADMLRKLERENDFVWQEKIPCGDELPLPQGKKIVDAKPYNPKRLEKELIFKI, encoded by the exons ATGATGCTGCATTATCTTCAGCCCGCGAAGCTCCAAACCAAGAAG CTTGTTTTTGAGGATGTTTTTTCTGCACGTGATTGTTCCACACTTGAACATCTGAAAGAGTTGAGCTCCAGGCGTAGATTAATTGAGGAGTCCATTAATCAGAGCAGCTCCATTACTGAGGCTATTGCAAGAGAAATGTCTGGAGGCTTGACTTCTCAATGTCTAAGG GACCTTAAGAAACTGGAACAATACCTGCCATGGTTGGAAACGTTGATTTTTAATGTCGATTTGGTCTGCAGCAACCACCATGTTGTTCATTGGATTTCGGAACTGAAGATCCGTTGGAGCAGCACTCTTAGCTCATCATCTTTTTTTAACCTTAGGGGTCCAAAGCTTTTTCAAATTGATAATCTACATTATGAGCTTGGTATGACCCTTTACCTTTATGCTGCATTGCTTCGGGAGAGGGCTGTAGAAATTCTTCCAACAG ATTTGGTGCAATCTGCCACTCTTTTCAGAGAAGCGGCTGGTATTTTTCAGCATCTTGCTCATGATGTTTTCCCCTCTTTACAATCTACACAGTCTGTAGAAAGGCCACCAGAAGCCACTCCATCCATGTCTACTGTTATGAGCCTAATTTGCTTGGCTGAGGCCCAG gcTGCAACCATAAGGAGGGCTGAAGAGAAAGGAACTACTGTTAGTCTTTTGACAAAGCTGCACTACGGTATTACAGAGTTACTTGGTGAAGCCACTGCTATTCTATATTCAAATACTGGAGAGTGCAAAGATATTTCATCGCACTTCTTG GAATTTCTATCAACTTGCAAAGCTCTACATGAGTTAAGAAGTTTGAAATACCTTGCAGAAGAGCTAAAGATAGCTGACCAAGTTGGGGTTGCTGTTGGAGTTCTTCGTGATGCATTAAACaatgtgaaaaagaaagttcCAGGAGAAGAATCATGGAGATCCatatttagaaaagaaattgatgaTGCTGCTGATATGCTACGCAAACTCGAACGTGAGAATGATTTTGTCTGGCAGGAGAAGATCCCCTGTGGCGATGAGTTGCCACTGCCACAAGGTAAGAAGATTGTCGATGCTAAACCTTATAACCCCAAAAGATTGGAGAAAGAACTTATTTTCAAGATATAG